The Falco rusticolus isolate bFalRus1 unplaced genomic scaffold, bFalRus1.pri scaffold_134_arrow_ctg1, whole genome shotgun sequence nucleotide sequence aGCCTTCCCAGACCTCTCctgtccccatgccccccccagccacctccatggccccccagcccccttcctGGCCTCAtggcccccccggccccctccctgtccccatggccCCCCGGGTGTCccacatccctgtccccatggccccagcccccctgtCCTCCCTGCGCCTGTGTCCCCCATCCCATCACCTTGTCTCATCCCCACCTGGCCACTGTCCCATGTCCCCACCACATCCCATGTCCCCATCCCAATCCCAACCCTGGTCCCAGTCTCCATCCCACGTCCCCATCCCAGTCCGATGTCCCCACACCatgccgccccgcccccccccccccgtgccccccaggCTCACCGCAGGCGCTGGCAGCGGGGGCGGCAGGAGGGGCAGTGGGCGCACAGGGGTCCCACGTAGCCGGGCTGGCACAGACAGGTCCCACAGATGCAGCGCCCGTGGCCGCCGCACTCGCGGCCCccccgcaggcagccccccccgcccaggCGGCACCCGCACCCGCGGCCCCCGAAGCCCGGGCGGCAGCGGCACCTCCCGCACACGCACTCGCCCCGCTGCGGGCCTGGGGGGGGCACCCCCGtcaccccccgccccagccccactggggCCCGGGGTGGGCATGGGGACAGGACCCCCTGGAATGGGACCCGcggggtgggcagtggggatGTGGGACCCCCCCAGGATGGGACCCGcggggtgggcagtggggatGTGGGACCCCCCCAGGATGGGACCCGcggggtgggcagtggggatGTGGGACCCCCCCGGGATGGGACCCGcggggtgggcagtggggacGGGACCCCCCCGGGATGGGACCCGcggggtgggcagtggggacGGGACCCCCGCAGGATGGGACCCGcggggtgggcagtggggatGTGGGACCCCCCCAGGATGGGACCCGcggggtgggcagtggggatGTGGGACCCCCCCAGGATGGGACCCGcggggtgggcagtggggatGTGGGACCCCCCCAGGATGGGACCCGcggggtgggcagtggggatGGGATCCGTGGGACATGACCcgtggggacagggaccagTGATGGGGACAGGACCCCCGTGGGACACAACCCATGGGGACAGGGGCCTGCGATGGGGATAGGACCCCCGTGGGGATGGGACCCCCGTGGGGATGGGAGCCGGGATGGGGACGGGACCcgtggggacagggaccagTGATGAGGACGGGACCCCCGTGGGACACGCAGCGGGGATGGGACCCCTGAGGACAGGGATGGGACCCACACGGGGACATGCCGTGGGGAGGGGACCCCCCCAGGGATGGGAACCCCAAGGACGGGCAAATGGCCCCCCCGTGTCCGTCCCCCCCACCTCCGCAGGGCAGCCCCCGGTGGCGCTCGCAGGCGCTGCTGTCGCACTGGCAGAGGGTCCCGCTCAGCCCGGGGGGGCACTCGCAGGCCCCGCAGACGCAGCGGCCCCTCCCGCTGCAGGGGGGGCCCGTGCTGTTGGGGGggcggcagccccccgccgcctccgccgcccccTCGCACTCACACCGACGGCCCTGGCGGCCCGCTGGGCACCTGGGGGGGGGCGGTCAGCCAGGGTCAGTCCCACAGAGaccctcccccatcccacagaCCCCCAATCCACCCCATGGGCCCCCTAcccacctccttcccccccaTGCCCTCCTCAGACCCCCGACACAACCCAcggaccccccaccccatcccacagacccacccacccacctcctTACACCCCATCCCACCTCTCAGACCCCCAACACAACCCACGGACCCCCCATTCTGCCCCTGGGCCCCCAGCCCATGTCCTTATGCCACATCCCACCCCTCAGACCTccaccctgccccacagcccccaccccctagaagcccccccccccgctacCTGCAGACCCCGCAGTCGAGGGCGCCGCCGTGGCAGAGGGGGGTCCGGGGCTGGCGGTGGGCGCAGGGGCACGCGCAGAGGGTGCTGAGCTCCAGGCTCAGCTCCTCCGAGAAGCCCAGCACCCGCAGCACCACCCGCTGCGGGGACCCCAGGCAGGCACCCGCCCGCACCCGCACCGTGAAGGTCACCTGCATTGGGGACACCGATGGCACGGGGGCACCCACAGGGGCACCCACGGCGCAGGGGAGCACCCATAGGGGGGCACCGGCGGGCTGGACACGGGGACGCGCGGGACAAGGGGCCATGGGTGGGTGCAGGATCggtccctggggctgggtgtAGCCAGGGGGCTCTGCCACCCCTTGGGACACCCCGTGCCCGCCCTGCCACCCCCtgggggacccccccccccccatgccagccctgcttgacccagcccccccatccctgcctggtGCCCCCCCAACCTGGTCCCGTGCCCCCCACGTGCCTCCCATGTCCCCCTAGATCCCCCCAATGTCCCCCCACACCTGTGTCCATGCCCCCCTAGAGCCCCCCAGCGTCCCCCCACCTCCTGGTTGACTCCGACCCCGGTGCAGAAGcctctggggagctggggggcggggggggtcccgggggggtcCCCACAGTGGGATTCGTAGGTGATGCTGAtgccggggggcagcggcgaGTGCTGCAGCTCCACCGTGGACGACAggctctggggggggggggggtgtcacccATGGGTGTCAGtacctcccacccaccccactggggggtccccagcaccccacgcCCCCCCCTCACATTGTAGGCGTCGGCGATGAGCTGCACCACGTTGCTGGAGTCATCGCGCAGCTCCGCCACCACGGAGCGGGGGATCAGGCGGCTCAGCTCCTGcgcagggacaggctgggggggAGGCGCGACCCCCCAGcgcccaccccccaccccccaccccacctaCCTGGTAGACGGGCAGGGTGGGAGCCGTCACGGCAAAGATGGGCTGGATGTTGGCAGCCGAGAGCACCTGGGCCAAGTGCCCCACCGAGGGGTagtcctggggggggggggcagggtgaTGGAtgcccccccccaaataaaaccagcccccccgccccgcccggggaCGTACGTAGAGGTGGCTTTTGGTGTAGACGCCGCTGGCGTCGAGGTGGCAGCGGGTGTCGCTGGGGGCGACGATGCCCCCCAGTTTGCCGTCCCCCGCCGTGTGGAACGTGTCGTCCgaggccaccagcagcaggcggGTGCCCAGGCGCCACCCGATGCGGTCCTGGGGGGCAATGGGGGGGATGGGGCACACAGGGGCTCGCACACGCGGGTGTGTGCTGCAGGTGTGCGGGCGTGCACAGGGCTTTGCCTGTCGCCGCACTTGTGCGCGCTCTTGCACAAGGATTTGCATCCAGGTGCGCTCACATGTGCTCTGGCAGGCATGCACGCCTGCACACAGCACACGTGCTCTTGCtcacatgcatgtgcacacacgTGCACGTGCTCTCACTTGCATGCACACTTTGCACATGCTCTTGTGTGCGCACACACATGCTCTTGCTTGCACGCACACGCATACTTGCACATGCTCTTGcttgcacgcacacacacatacacacatgctcTTGCTTGCACGCACACACATACTTGCACATGCTCTTGcttgcacgcacacacacgtgcacacacatgctcttgcttgcacacacaaacatgcTCTTGCACGGGTGCACATGCTTGTACATGCTTTTGGTTGCGTACACACACACTCTTGTTTGCACACATACACTCCTGCATGCATGCACACTTGCACACACATGCTCTTGCATGCATGTACATGCTAGTACATGCTCTTGCTTGTGTACACACACCCTTGCTTGCATGCACATGCTCTTGCTTGCATGCACGcgcttgcacacacacacatgctcttGCATGCATGCACTCACACATGTGCTCTCGCTTGCACACACACGCTTGTACACGGTCTCACACGCACCCACGTGCACAGGCTCCCTCACAGCGGGCTGGCACGCGCTCTGGCACGCTCGCCCCCACGATCGTGCGCACTCTTGCACGAGGGCCTTGTGCCCCGCGCCCCACCTGGCAGACGGCCACCTGCAGCATGGCGTCGAAGCCACCCTCGGGCGCGTCCATGTTGGCAGAGACATGCTGGCGGGCAACATGCGCGGCGAAGGCGCCAGCGTcgggggtgaggggcagcacGTGGCGGAAGGCAGCGGGGGGGGCGCagggctccccccgcccggggcAGGGGTTGCGCAGCCGCCAGGGCACCGTGCTGGCATAGGGCAGCACCGGCTTGTCCACGAAGGAGCCaaaacctgggggggggggggtgatgaagtggggggctggggtcccACCCCCCAGGCCCCCCGGTGTGCACCCACCGATGTGGATGGAGGGG carries:
- the ITGB7 gene encoding integrin beta-7, which codes for MRDDLASLRRLGSDLLGALRNVTPSVRIGFGSFVDKPVLPYASTVPWRLRNPCPGRGEPCAPPAAFRHVLPLTPDAGAFAAHVARQHVSANMDAPEGGFDAMLQVAVCQDRIGWRLGTRLLLVASDDTFHTAGDGKLGGIVAPSDTRCHLDASGVYTKSHLYDYPSVGHLAQVLSAANIQPIFAVTAPTLPVYQELSRLIPRSVVAELRDDSSNVVQLIADAYNSLSSTVELQHSPLPPGISITYESHCGDPPGTPPAPQLPRGFCTGVGVNQEVTFTVRVRAGACLGSPQRVVLRVLGFSEELSLELSTLCACPCAHRQPRTPLCHGGALDCGVCRCPAGRQGRRCECEGAAEAAGGCRPPNSTGPPCSGRGRCVCGACECPPGLSGTLCQCDSSACERHRGLPCGGPQRGECVCGRCRCRPGFGGRGCGCRLGGGGCLRGGRECGGHGRCICGTCLCQPGYVGPLCAHCPSCRPRCQRLRDCADCGAFGRGPLGGNCSRACGRISTRLLPPPPGPHAWCREKTQDG